In the genome of Neodiprion pinetum isolate iyNeoPine1 chromosome 2, iyNeoPine1.2, whole genome shotgun sequence, one region contains:
- the Nop17l gene encoding protein kintoun: MAVYNSRLKKNWEDLDVTKEELETITDCLKKEEFRKLLFDYAEEVTNPENKKLYQSEIAQLERERGVDVTFVNPEPGYVIKTSVDGSRKCFVNISQSSSVGKPSSRPSCEGGSRGLQWSIPHTLAPPRDDLDKKSARCVVFDVVFHPDTLHLASKNSKFRETVNQTALDGVESSFKVKLDRNNIKFPKMSFKGVSQPTVIRKKSERPAVPSDVDLEPEIYQKLMTSYDESREEQLRAMDKPAERRSPSTKYFNESRSTESECPAYTTPKFVVKHQDSVDIQDFHNHKNARLHKTIPKKLVVEIDLPLLKSAGDATLDVQERLVMLKSEKPAKYQLQLPLPYSVDPDNGGAKFDPKNKKLTVTLPVLRGVVPLCDNREDSGVDSDHGSPLADSGDDEGAEKKALVTVIDRESAFGECEEDTALRTSNKSVPDEPAFMKPDVKYSLPAFSCNCYDKTLAFTIHLKNVDPDSIRHKMLKENSGVHVLLTSVGAGFFPVYYSMCFKTGRESIRPESLVIEPWDNNVVITVALEDCREDVSKYFVGIDEEFMELRELFAPVSLQNKLNELMIQPCLQTNKKIEVMGEGDDIVINITPNQLDSDDEAEREDTDSSRYDDHRSISESSGDELGNIPGPAGRSKGILKSRRNYGFTRSVSESSVDDSAMLASSIDFHSDSIPEINSESGSSSLKKTVRFNDVVARQLYRSNSSILGQRKKNQRKLRNKKRAHDRRTSESENSESEERAEKYKISPKNTPVENSVHENVKPILNYDKLMVHKKSEHIDIENQKNHNSHSSKRNDESTEKNHWNDDNENGTNAVTEVFKNDLIFDLDI, translated from the exons ATGGCCGTGTACAACTCGCGATTAAAAAAGAACTGGGAGGATTTGGACGTGACGAAGGAAGAGCTAGAGACGATAACCGACTGTCTTAAGAAGGAGGAATTCCGGAAACTCCTGTTCGATTACGCAGAGGAGGTGACGAACCCCGAGAACAAGAAACTGTACCAGTCGGAGATCGCGCAgctggagagagagagaggcgtaGACGTGACGTTCGTTAACCCTGAGCCGGGTTACGTAATAAAAACAAGCGTCGACGGGAGCAGGAAGTGCTTTGTAAACATAAGCCAAAGCTCGAGTGTCGGCAAGCCTTCGAGCCGGCCGAGCTGCGAGGGTGGTAGCCGGGGTTTGCAGTGGTCCATTCCCCACACCTTGGCTCCCCCCCGCGATGACCTCGACAAGAAGAGCGCCCGGTGCGTCGTCTTCGACGTGGTGTTCCACCCGGACACCCTGCACTTGGCCAGCAAGAATTCCAAGTTCCGGGAGACCGTTAATCAGACGGCGTTGGACGGTGTCGAGAGCAGTTTTAAAGTTAAGCTAGACCGGAACAACATCAAGTTCCCCAAGATGAGCTTCAAGGGTGTCAGCCAGCCGACGGTGATCAGAAAGAAGTCGGAACGGCCGGCGGTGCCCTCGGACGTTGACCTTGAGCCGGAGATCTACCAGAAGCTGATGACCAGCTACGACGAGAGCCGTGAGGAGCAGCTTCGAGCCATGGACAAACCGGCCGAGCGGCGGTCGCCTTCGACTAAATATTTCAACGAGAGCAGGAGCACGGAGAGCGAGTGCCCCGCGTACACCACGCCAAAGTTCGTCGTCAAGCATCAGGACAGCGTCGATATACAAGACTTTCATAATCACAAAAATGCCAGACTCCATAAAACTATTCCCAAGAAACTTGTCGTTGAAATCGACCTCCCCCTTCTTAAAAGCGCCGGCGACGCCACCCTTGATGTTCAAGAACGGCTGGTAATGCTGAAGAGCGAGAAACCCGCTAAATACCAGCTTCAACTCCCCCTGCCGTACAGTGTCGATCCAGACAACGGCGGCGCAAAATTTGACCCTAAAAACAAGAAGCTCACTGTCACTCTGCCTGTTCTCAGGGGCGTCGTTCCGCTCTGTGACAACAGGGAGGACAGTGGAGTCGACAGTGATCATGGCAGCCCTTTGGCAGACTCCGGCGATGATGAAGGAGCTGAGAAAAAGGCACTGGTTACCGTTATCGACAGGGAAAGTGCGTTTGGTGAATGTGAGGAAGATACCGCGCTAAGAACTAGTAACAAAAGCGTACCTGACGAGCCGGCGTTCATGAAACCTGATGTCAAATATTCCCTTCCTGCCTTTAGCTGTAATTGTTATGATAAAACTCTTGCTTTTACTATCCACCTCAAAAATGTTGATCCTGATTCGATACGGCATAAAATGCTGAAAGAGAATTCGGGCGTTCATGTGCTTCTCACCTCGGTCGGAGCTGGATTTTTTCCCGTTTATTATTCTATGTGCTTTAAGACTGGGCGAGAATCTATTCGTCCCGAATCACTGGTCATAGAGCCTTGGGATAACAATGTTGTCATTACCGTCGCCTTGGAAGATTGCAGGGAAGACGTGAGCAAGTACTTCGTTGGAATTGACGAAGAGTTTATGGAACTCAGGGAACTATTCGCCCCTGTTTCCCTCCAAAATAAACTCAATGAACTTATg ATTCAGCCTTGTCTGCAAACAAATAAGAAGATTGAAGTTATGGGAGAAGGCGATGACATTGTGATTAATATAACGCCAAATCAGTTGGACTCAGACGATGAGGCAGAGCGCGAAGATACAGATTCTTCACGATACGACGATCATAGATCGATATCAGAAAGTAGCGGTGATGAATTAGGAAATATTCCTGGTCCCGCGGGCAGGTCCAAGGGTATACTAAAGTCCCGTCGTAATTATGGCTTTACACGTTCGGTTTCCGAATCGAGCGTAGACGATAGCGCTATGCTTGCTTCTTCTATAGACTTCCATTCCGACTCAATTCCAGAAATAAATTCTGAGTCTGGAAGTTCGAGTTTGAAGAAGACAGTTCGTTTTAATGATGTTGTCGCTCGCCAGTTATACAG atCCAACTCAAGTATCCTAGGACAGCGTAAGAAGAACCAGCGCAAATTACGCAATAAGAAACGTGCGCACGATCGTAGAACTAGTGAAAGTGAAAACTCCGAGAGCGAGGAGCGTGCGGAAAAGTACAAAATTAGCCCTAAAAATACCCCGGTGGAAAATAGCGTCCATGAAAATGTGAAGCCAATATTAAATTACGATAAATTGATGGTACACAAAAAATCTGAGCACAT